The sequence CACGGGGCAATACGACTTCAGGATCCTTGGTTTCAGCGGCGGTGGTCCCGACTAATTCGATGCCCACAAAGGCAAAAACCGCAATCTGGAAACCGGCAAAGAAGCCACTGATGCCTTTCGGGAACATCCCGCCATCATTCCATAAATGGGCAAATGATGCCGTGGTGCCTGAAGGGGACTGATAGCTCATTAACACCATCGTCAGACCGGCAAAGATCAGTGCGACGATGGCCACGATCTTAATCATCGCGAACCAGAACTCCATCTCACCGAACATTTTTACCGTCGCTAAATTCAGTGATAGCAATAGTAAAACCACTAACAATGAAGCGACCCATTGGGAGAAGCCGGGGAACCAGAATTGTGCATAAGCGGTAATGGCGACCACATCGGCGATACCGGTGATGACCCAACAGAACCAGTAGGTCCAGCCGGTGAAAAAACCGGCCCAAGGGCCAAGTAGGTCAGCGGCAAAATCGCTGAATGACTTATATTTCAGATTCGATAGCAGCAGTTCACCCATTGCTCGCATCACGAAAAACAGCATAAAACCGATAATCATATAAACGAAAATGATCGACGGCCCGGCAAGGCTGATGGTTTTACCCGACCCCATAAACAACCCAGTGCCTATGGCGCCGCCAATAGCGATCAGTTGAATATGGCGGTTGGAGAGATTCCTTTGCAGGTGCTCTTCAGGTTCCGGCAAAGGCTCTGCCACTATCTTGGATTGGTCTACCATCTTTCCCATTCCCTCTTCCTGTGTTTGTGAAGTTGTTGAGCTCTATGTTGGCTCTTTGATCTAACCTGTCTGTCTGTCTGTCTGTTTTTTCTATGTTTACAGCATTATTTGCGAATTATTTAATAATATCGCAACAATAATTACACAATACGCCTCGTTTTCCAGCGTTTATATTTCATACACTGAATTTTGTTAAGTTCATCACAGCGCGTGGAATTACAACATGATCTTACATAACTAACAATAATCGTCAGTAACAGATGAATAATTAATTCATGTGGCGGGAAATAACCCCGAGAAAAGAGAAAAATCTGATGAAGTGTTTGACAGCCAAGACTAACAGGAGAATAATTATCGCCGTTGGGTCGTTAGCTCAGTTGGTAGAGCAGTTGACTCTTAATCAATTGGTCGCAGGTTCGAACCCTGCACGACCCACCAACAGAATCAACTGCTTAGACCACATTAAATATATCTTGATTATATTCGCGTGCCATATTCGTGCCATTAAGATTTAATATCCCGTCTATTTGTTTCGCATGTTGAGTTAAATGAATTGGTGAAAGGTGTGCATACCTTCTCACCATTTCAATACTTTCCCATCCACCCATTTCTTGTGATACAGAAATAAGTACTCAGAATTAAATTAACCCTTTTGTCGATTAATTTCTTAAATCAGGAGTTATCTATTTTAGCTTATTTTATAACCAAATATGATGTTTTCTGAGGGCGTTGATAAAATTGCTGAGAGCAAAGCAGATTTAAAGAAATAGCAGTAGAGCGGCGATTAATGATGGCTGCGGCTATCAATTCAAAATAGGTAACATTCAATAATCATCCTCAATGTCCTTAGCCGCTGAGCGGAGAACCCACCAGGCAATCAGAGCAATAATCGCCAGTATTGCTAGGACAATCAGTAATGTTTTCAATCTCAGATACCTTTCTTATACGTATGGGCAATTCTCACCTTAATACAGGTAGTAATCAAATCGTATCGGACGATCATTTAGATAGCATTGATCGTTTAAAGCGATTAATGCTATGCATGGCTGAGATTGAGGTTGGAAGATGACAAGTCGATGCTTTTTTCACCTTAATTCTTTATTGAAAAACGAAATGAATGAGTCCGGCAACCAGCAGCAGAAACAAAGTATATTGTAAGTAGTACGCCGACATTGTTCTCATGTTTACCCCCTTGATGTGATTACACTTAACCAAGCAAGATTTACGCCATATCTAATTAGTTGATAAATAATTATTTTTAATTTTCGCCAAAGAACATAACGCCCTTAATTGGGGCGTGAGCACCATTTAGGCGCGTATTAGTGGGATGGACTGGAGGGGATATCGGGGGAGTTAACCTCCCCAAGTGTAGATTTAGAATGCAAAAAATAATGAGTGAAGCTGAAACGGACTTTTATTCAGGTTTTTTAGCGGAGAGTAAAAATAGCATTGGGCGTTCTTTCTCTTCATCCAATGCTGGGTTGTCGGCAATCTGTTGTGCTGTTGGCCCCCACTCGTCCAAAGTGGTGATTACAAATCCTTGTTTGACCAAAAGATTAATATAAGTCCCTAATGTGCGATGTTGCTTGATAACACCATCAGCTAACCAGTTTGTTACCCGTTCTCCTTCAGCTTGATAGCTATTGAGTGGCCATGATTTTTGCCCGTTATCTGCAATTAACCAACCCGGTTGCTTAGGTGCGGTATAGATAGGATGTTCTGCGGTAAAAACAAAACTCCCGCCCGGCAGTAATGCGTTATAAACCGTAGCAAAGAGGGTGGGTAACTCTTTGATGTAGTGCAATGTCAGCGAACTATAAGCTAAATGGTACAGCTCCTGTGGGAGATGCAGCTTTTCCAAATCTTCCTGACGATAAATAATATCGTCATCAGGCGTCAGTTCCTTAGCTCGGTTTAACATTTTTTCGGAGACATCTAGCCCTAAAATGTCAGCAGCGCCTTGCGAGCGGGCATAGCGGCAAAACCAACCATAGCCACAGCCGAGATCCACAACTTTACGTCCAGAGAGCGGCGGTAGAATTTTGCGGATGGCTGACCACTCAGGTGCCCCCTCCAACCCATCAACTGAACGGCTAAGTTTGGCATAGCCTGCAAAAAAATCCTGATTATCATAAATATTTTGAGTCATCTATTTTCCTCGTGAAATGGACCTATTATTGCCCAATAAAAAGCACTGAGAGTCTAGCATTAACAAGATGAAATTAAATAGGCTGACGGGAAAGTTGAATATTATTACCTCTATGCCATTTGGTGGCTGAGATGAGTTAACAGAGTCAAGATGGTTAATATCTGATAGTTCAAGCTAATTAATATGAGCGCGGATGGGGTTAATATTATCGCAACCATGTTATTTGCTGGGTAATAGGCTAAACTTTGTACAGTGCGATTAACGAGCTGTTGTTAACTGTGCTGGTTTACCAAAGACTGATAAAGCACGCATGTATTGCCAGTGCAGATGTCATTACCACTGATTCAGCGGCTTTATTCCTGACTAGATGCTTCTCTTGAAGGAGATAGCGATGACTCCCGTACAAATACTGATTATTCTGGTGCTAACACTTTTTGCATTGTACCGCCAGTCGGTCAGTCACGAGGTGTCGTTAGGCCCTGCTCGCTTTAAATGGGCTTGGATTTACGGGATGGTCGGTCTGGTCGTAGGAGGCACATATATGCCCGCGACAACGACCTCCTGGTTGGTCTTAGGCAGCGGTGTTTTATTCAGTATTGTCATTGGTGTGTTGCAGGGACGCCTTATAGAGGTCTGGCGTGAAGCCGATGGACGTATTTTTTGCAAAGGAACACCCCTGACTATTACTTTATTCCTGCTGCTTGTTGGATCTAAATGGATTATCGGCACACTGCAATATCTTTATAATCAGCCAACTGAACAAGGTGGTTTTGGTGAAATCCTGATTATGATCGCAGTGATGGCCGCATTTCAGGTGGAGATTGTCCGGCGTCGAATTCGGGTTTTATATCCAGATAATCCGGTTGACTCATTACCTGAAGGGCAATAATAAAATGTTATATCAGCTAACAGTCAGGGATGGGCTGTTAGCCGATGTCAGAAGGGAGTTGGCGTCTAGCGCTATTTTGATCCTGTAAATAGTTTTGTATCAATCGACAATAAAAAGTGTAGCGCCAGAGATTGTCGATGAGCGGTGTGCTTCTGCATGATCCGCAACTTGATAACTCATGCCTGTTTTTAATATAAAGACTCGCCCATCATCCAATTCAGTACTTAATTCACCGTCAAGGCACAGTAAAATATGGCCTTTGGAACACCAATGGTCTGCCACGTATCCTGCACTGTATTCAACCATCCGCACTCTTATACTGCCAAAATTCTGCGTTCGCCAATAGGCAACACCTTGCTCTCCCGGATGCTCGGTTTTATCTATTGTTGACCAATTGGTGATACCGAATGGGGTGTCGACTATATTCATTTAAGCCTCATTTGTTAATACAGATAGAGTGATTTCACATTAACGCATCTTAAAAGGAATACACAGTCTATTACCTTATTACCAGCCTAACTTTTATAAAGTGGGCCATACTATGGGGTAGAAGCTAAAATGGAGCTATCAAGCCTATGAAAAATCCCACGATTTTCCAGTTTTTCCATTGGTATTACCCTGATGGTGGCAAGCTTTGGCAAGAGATTTCTGAACGCGCGGAGCATTTAAGTCACCTTGGGATTAATTTTGTCTGGCTTCCACCTGCCTATAAGGGCGCATCCGGTGGCTACTCCGTCGGATATGACACCTATGACTTATTTGATTTAGGAGAATTTGATCAGAAAGGCACGCAGGCGACAAAATATGGCGATAAAGAAGAACTGTTAAATGCAATTAACCGATTGAAGGGAATGAATATAAAAGTTCTTTTTGATGTGGTGCTCAATCACAAAATGGGCGCTGATGAAAAAGAGCAGGTAAGTGTTCGCAGAGTGAATCCTGAAAATCGAACTGAATTTGATGATGATATTATCGATGCTCAAGCTTATACCCGCTTTACATTCCCAGGGCGCAATAAAATCTACTCATCATTTATTTGGGATAAGCAGTGTTTTACTGGGGTTGATTATATTGAAGAACCATCAGACGAAGGTGTTTTTAAAATCATAAATGATTATAGTGATGGGGGTTGGAATACGGAAGTTGATAATGAATTAGGTAATTTTGATTATCTTATGGGGGCGGACATAGATTTCCGTAATCCTGCGGTGATGGGGGAGCTAAAATATTGGGGTGAATGGTTGCTTGAGACATTACCAATTGATGGTTTTCGCTTGGATGCAGTGAAACATATTCCCGCATGGTTTTTTAAAGAGTGGATAGAACATGTCCGAAATGAAGCGGGGAAAGATCTACTGATTATTGCTGAATACTGGTCGCCTGATATCGAAAAACTCCAGCAGTATTTGGCGCGGGTAGAGGGTAATGCGATGCTGTTTGATGTCGCCTTACATCACAAGTTTCATGATGCTTCTAAGCAAGGTGAGGATTTTGATCTGACTCAAATATTCAGCGACTCTTTAATTGAGGTTGATCCAATGCATACCATAACCTTAGTCGCTAATCATGATACGCAACCACTCCAATCACTGGAGGCACCAGTTGAACCTTGGTTTAAGCCTTTGGCTTATGCACTGATTCTTCTTCGTGAGCAGGGCATTCCTTGTGTTTTCTATCCTGATCTTTTCGGTGCTAGTTATGAAGATAACGGTGATGATGGTGATATTTATCAAATAGAAATGCCGATTGTTGCTGAATTGGAAAAGTTAATTCAAGCCAGACAACATTTCGCCCACGGGGTGCAGACAGATTATTTTGATGATAAGAACTGTATCGCTTTTATTCGTGCCGGTACGGAGGAAGATCCCGGCTGTGTGGTCATTCTTTCTAATGGTGCTGAAAATGAAAAAACAATTGCCCTCGGCGCTGATTTCCCGAATAAAGAGTTCGCCGATTATTTAGGTAACCACCCAGCCGTTATTACGACTGATGACACGGGAGAAGCGGCATTCCCAGTGAATGGTGGGAGTGTCAGTCTTTGGGTACTGAAAGAGTTTTTGTCATAAAGAATGTGAACTGTGTTGATACCAGCGCTAAGAGCTAAGCCCTTATCATGCAATGGACTTAGCTCTTATTGATTATTTGCCTAGCTTATTGTGGAACCACTAATTTGAAAGAAGCGAATAACTTGACGCAATTCTGCCCCTTGTTCAGTTAATGATTGCGCCGCTGCTGCGGCTTCTTCAACCAATGCCGCATTCTGTTGTGTCACTTGGTCCATTTGTTCTACCGCGATACCGATCTCTTGAATGCCAATATGCTGTTCTTGTGACGCAGTGGATATTTCGCCAACAATATGCGCAACTTTGCCCACCGAATCAACAATCTCGCCCATGGCCTGACTTGCATGATCAGCCCGTTCTGAACCAGCATTAATTTTTTCAACTGTACCGACGATGAGCAGCTTAATTTCTTTCGCCGCATTTGCGCTTTTTTGGGCCAATGTACGTACTTCACTTGCGACAACAGCGAATCCTTTGCCTTCATTACCGGCTCTGGCCGCTTCAACTGCCGCATTGAGGGCTAATATATTCGTTTGGAAAGCAATCCCTTCAATTACAGCGATAATATCGACAATTTTCTTTGAGCTGTTTGATATTTCCTGCATGTGAAGTCGCATTTCATCAACAATAATACCGCCTTCGGTTGCTGTAGCTGAGGTATTAATGGCCAATTCACTTGCTTGTCGCGCATTATCGGCATTTTGTCGTACAGTTTGGGTCAATTCCTGCATATTAGCCGAGGTTTGAATGAGTGAAGATGCTTGCTCTTCAGTGCGCTGCGATAAATCAGTATTACCTTGTGCAATTTGATTTGATGCAACAGAGATTGACTCGCTACCGTGCATGATCTCATTAATCGTACTTTTTAACTGCTGGTTCATCGTGTTCAAAGAAGCCAGTAAGCTATTTTGATCACCAGGGCGAAGCTTTATTTCAGTTGATAAATTACCCGCCGCGATGTGTCCCATAATAGCGACCGCGTATGCTGGCTCGCCGCCCAATAAGCGGGATAGATTGCGAGCAATTATGATAGCAAGTAGTGCGGAAATTAAAATTGCGAACAATAATAAAGCGATCAATAGGTTTTTAGCCGTATTGAAGCTTTGTTGACCTTCTGTTGCTGCTTTCTCTCCCCCCTGAACTTCTAGTACGACTAATTCAGCTAAGTCTTTCATTAATTGCGTACGGTATTTTCTGGAGGTATCACCGCTTATCTTACTAGCTTCGGCCAATTGGTTACTATTAACGGCATCAATAACAATACTGTTTGCTTGAGAGAAATTGTCGAAGTCTGACATTATTCGCTTAAATAACACTGAGTCGTTATAGCCTTCAGGCAACTTTAAAAATCGATTTTGCGCTGCGCGGAAATTATCAACAGCCTGTAAAATCTCCAGCCGATGGCCCTCGCGTTCTTTTTCTGTCGATGAAGCAATGTATTGAACCTGTTGTAGTCGCAACTCTGCTAAAACACCGCGCATTTCCAATGCATAGCGGACACCTGGCAACCAACTGTCTCGGTAGGCCTCCAGTCTGGCGTTATTACTGCTTAACTGAGATAGCGCTACTGCACCAAGTAACAACATCATTACAATAACAACAGAGAACCCTGAGAGTAATTTTGTCAAAATGGAGAGGTCGGAAAACTTTTTCATGGCCATTAGGTTTATTAAAAATAGGTGTAATGTATAACGGCCAATACGATGAATTCTTGATGTAATAAAACTACTTAATTTAGTTTTTTTAGTATTTTATTTTTGCACGTTAGTTATAGCGAAGTGTTACTTTATAGGTTCTTTTTATCTGTTTTTAGTTCAGCCTTAGTTGATTTGGCTGTTTTTATAGTTTTTAATAGATGTTATATTCTGATTTTGTATCCGATTACTTCCATTGTTCTATAGAACAATTAACGAATAACTAACCTGATGCTAATCTTAGTGGTGTATTTATACTAACATCTCTTATCGTGTCTGGATTTTTTTTGACTTTCTTATGGCTGCAACTTAATGGTTTTTAAGGAGTGTGCTAAGCTCGAACGACTAAAACTTTGGGTGGTTAATTATGGTCTTTGTCATTCTTTGGTTTGCTATTGCCGCGCTTAGTGAATATCTGGTGTGGGGATATCCTTTATTGGCGGTGTCGTTGGCCCTACTTTTTGTGCTACTTGGCGGGTATTGGGTCTACAGAATTAGGAAAATTCAGGTAAGCGATGAGTCTTCAGATGATGTCAGGTCAAAGTCTATCAGCAACCTAAATCTGACTTTCTCCGTGGCAATGCTGGCGATTCATGCACTTATTTTGTTGTTATTACGTTGATTTAATAAGATTTTTTACAAAATCCGTTACTAGCTGTTCCATTGGCTCCAGAGGGATATGAGTATCCATGCAGCAATAATCCAACATACTACAGCAGCAACAAGAGCCTGCGATAAGCGCAGATGTTCGATGAAAAAATAAAGTGATATCAGATAGATAAAGTAAGGAATGATGGCCCATAAACCAAATATAATGGTTGTACGTAATGCTTCGATGCTGCGCTCTTTACCCACTATATAGTGTGCAATGAGAGCGAAGGTAGGGAACAACGGAATTAAACCAGCAATATAGTAATTACGCGTTTTCGATAATATCCCAATCAATACCACAACGCTGGCACCGATCAGTGCCTTAAGCAATAGTCCCATGACACTCTCGAAAGATCAAAAGAAGCTGCCGATAGGATATATTTCAATGAAAATAATGAAATTTATAATCAGGCAGCAGGGTATAATTAGCTAATTACAGGGTGTCTCTGGCTACTATTGGCGATAGCCGTTCTTGATTTGAGCCACTGTATTGGTAAAAACTTCAGCTTGAGCAGCGTCTTCGATACCGGCAATAGAGCGTTCGATATTTAAGATTACTTTCCCAGCATCGGCTTGGCCGATCGCTTTTAGCAGCAGAGTTAATGTTGCTTTCAAGCAGGCAACTTCATTTGCTAAAGTTTCTGGGTCAGCAGAAGTGGTAAAGTCTGGATTACTCATTTTTTTTCCTGAAGTGATAGCGTGCCAGTGAACAAGGTGATGTTGGGAGCCCCAGTATCGCAGTGAACATTCGCGGTATTATTAAACAGTTGCCCTATTATACCATAAACTGATAGTTCGCTTTGATAACAAGTGCGCAATCTTTTATTAATAGCCCAAATTTTGACCGTGTTTGTGATGATGAAAGAGGTAGCCTGTCAATGTTTCTTATCCTAATGTGGGCTTTATCTTAATTAAGATAGTTATGTTCATAAAAACCATATCGTTTTCGGATGGATAATTTGTGTCAGAATCACACACTCTGATAGTGAATAAGAGATAAGCAATAAATAGATGAGCTAAGAGTAATTCCTATGCATGAGAATTAGCATTGTTTTACTTGATCTTTAGATGTATCAATACGTTGTGTTTTTGGGTGCAAAATTAACTCTCTTAATGCAAATCATTATTTTTTTTGTATGAATAGCTAAGTTACCCCAAGAAAAATCTTAAAAAACTTTTCTTTTTTATCAGTCTGTTAAATCATATGTCTGCAAATTTATGTACATAGTTAAAATGTTGATGAAAATAATATATGTCAAACAATATAGATATGATTTTGCAATTTTTCTGTATTCATTATTTGGTCGAAAACAAGTAATATCATTGTTGTAAACAAAGCGTGATTTAGGTTACTCCCTTATTTTTGGAGAATTTTCTTTGATTAGCGTTCTTCTTGTTGATGACCACGAACTGGTGCGCGCAGGGATACGACGCATTCTTGAAGATATCAAGGGTATCAAGGTAGCGGGTGAGATGCAGTGTGGTGAAGATGCGGTAAAATGGTGCCGTAGCCATGTTGTTGATATTGTATTGATGGATATGAATATGCCCGGCATCGGCGGGTTGGAAGCTACGCGTAAGATTTTGCGTTATTCTCCAGATACTAAAGTTATCATGCTAACCATTCATACGGAAAATCCGTTGCCGGCGAAAGTCATGCAGGCGGGTGCTGGTGGGTATTTAAGTAAAGGTGCGGCACCTCAGGATGTTGTTGCAGCTATCCGTGCGGTTCATTCGGGGCAACGTTATATCGCTTCGGATATTGCACAACAGATGGCGTTGAGCCAGTTGGAACCGCCCGCTGAGACACCTTTTAGCTGTTTATCAGAGCGTGAGTTACAAATTATGCTAATGATAACTAAAGGCCAAAAGGTGAATGAAATATCGGAGCAACTTCACTTGAGTCCAAAAACAGTGAATAGCTATCGATACCGGATGTTTAGCAAACTGAATATTAGTGGTGATGTTGAATTGACACATTTGGCTATCCGCCATGGTCTGTTTAACGCGGAGATGTTATCTAATAGTGACTGATTGTTTTGATTCTAAAGAGTTTTTAAAAACTGTCACCAGTCAGCCTGGCGTCTACCGTATGTATGATAAGGCGGGGACAGTTATTTATGTCGGTAAAGCAAAAGACCTTAAAAAGCGCCTGACGAGTTATTTTCGTGCCCAAGTTGCGAGCCGTAAAACGGAGACCCTGGTCAAGAATATAGCTCAGATTGACGTGACCGTGACTCATACGGAAACGGAAGCTTTGTTGCTTGAGCATAATTACATCAAGCTTTATCAGCCTCGTTACAATGTGTTGTTGCGGGATGATAAGTCGTACCCACTTATTTTCTTAAGTGCGGATACACATCCACGTCTGGCTATTCATCGCGGAGCAAAGCACGAGAAAGGGGAGTACTTCGGGCCATTTCCAAACTCCTATGCTGTCCGCGAAACACTGGCATTACTGCAAAAGCTTTTTCCGGTCAGACAGTGTGAAAATAGTGTTTACCGCAACCGTTCACGGCCCTGCTTGCAATACCAAATTGGTCGTTGCTCTGGGCCTTGTGTCGCAGGGCTGGTGAGTGACGAAGAGTATCAACGTCAGGTTGATTACGTGCGCTTGTTCCTGTCGGGCAAAGATCAGCAAGTCTTAACCCAACTGATTTCTCGCATGGAAGAGGCCAGTAAATCGCTGCATTTTGAAGATGCGGCACGTATTCGTGATCAAATACAAGCGGTGCGACGAGTTACTGAGCAGCAGTTTGTTTCCGGGGATAGTGAGGATCTCGATGTCATCGGTGTTGCATTCGATGCCGGATTAGCTTGTGTTCATGTGCTATTTATACGACAGGGAAAAGTGCTGGGAAGCCGAAGTTATTTCCCGAAAGTGCCTGCGGGAACGGAGCTAAGTGAGGTCGTCCAAACATTTGTTGGGCAGTTTTACTTACAAGGCAGCCAAGGGCGCACACTTCCTGGCGAAATCCTGTTGGACTTCTCACTTGAAGAAAAGGATCTGTTGGCCTCATCTCTGTCTGAGCTAGCCGGAAGGAAAATTCAGATTCAAAGTCGACCTCGGGGCGATCGAGCGCGCTACCTTAAGCTTGCTCGTACAAATGCCTCAACCGCTTTGATTACTCGTTTATCGCAACAATCAACCATTCATCAGCGGATGAAAGAGTTGGCCAAGATTCTCAAGCTTGATGAGATCAATCGTATGGAGTGTTTTGATATCAGTCATACGATGGGAGAACAAACAGTCGCATCTTGTGTCGTATTTGATGCAAATGGGCCTGTACGTTCAGAATATAGGCGCTACAATATTAGTGGCATCACTCCCGGTGATGATTATGCAGCGATGTCCCAAGTGCTTAAGCGTCGATATGGTAAAGCATTAGACGAGAAAAAAATTCCTGATATCATTTTTATTGACGGCGGGAAAGGTCAGTTATCTCAAGCTTTTGACGTCTTTGCTTCGCTCAACGTGCCATGGGATAAGCAAAAACCTTTACTAGTGGGGGTTGCAAAGGGAAGTGATCGGAAAGCGGGGTTGGAAACATTGTTCCTTGCGGCGGAAGGGGAAGGTTTTTCGTTACCACCAGATTCACCCGCGTTGCATTTGATCCAGCATATTCGTGATGATTCTCACAACCACGCAATCACTGGACATAGGCAGCGCCGTTCTAAAGTAAAAAACACCAGTGCGTTAGAAACGATAGAGGGGATCGGCCCAAAAAGACGGCAAATTTTGCTGAAATATATGGGTGGGCTGCAACCTTTACTTAACGCAAGCGTCGAGGAAATTGCAAAAGTGCCGAGTATTTCACAAGCATTGGCAGAAAAAATCTACAATGCATTGAAACACTGAGGCTAATGTTGCACCATACTCATAATGTCCACACCAGCCAGATAGTTATCGTAGCATTATGCAATTGAATATACCGACTTGGCTTACCCTGTTTCGTGTTGTACTTATCCCATTCTTCGTTCTGGCGTTTTACCTGCCATTCGTATGGGCTCCGATGGTTTGTGCCATCATATTTGTATTTGCAGCGGCAACTGATTGGTTTGATGGTTTTTTAGCCCGTCGCTGGAAGCAAACAACCCGCTTTGGGGCTTTTCTTGATCCGGTAGCGGATAAGGTTATGGTCGCGATTGCCTTAGTGCTGGTTGCTGAGCATTACCATGTCTGGTGGATTACATTACCAGCAGCAACCATGATAGCCCGAGAAATTATCATTTCCTCCCTCCGTGAGTGGATGGCTGAACTTGGTAAACGCAGCAGCGTCGCGGTCTCATGGATTGGCAAAGTTAAAACAACAGCTCAAATGGGGTCACTTGTTGGCTTACTTTGGCGTCCAGACCATAACATCGAGCTGGCCAGCTTTGTTCTTCTTTACATTGCTGCGGTTCTGACATTTTGGTCAATGTTTCAATATTTAAACGCGGCTTGGAAAGATTTGCTCGAACCTTGATCGAAGCGCCGTAAAAAGCAGCAAACGAACGCATTAGTCAGATAATTTTATTGACTCACTGCGTCAGGTAAGTAGAATGCATCGCATCAGACGGCAGCAACAAAAATGTCGAAAGATAGCAAAAGAATCAGTAAGTTCTGATGTTGCGGGAATAGCTCAGTTGGTAGAGCACGACCTTGCCAAGGTCGGGGTCGCGAGTTCGAGTCTCGTTTCCCGCTCCAAATTAATAGGTTGGCAAAAAGCGGACCTAAGCTGTAAAGGCAAAGAAGAATAAGGCGCGTTGGCAGAGTGGCCATGCTACGGATTGCAAATCCGTCTACCTCGGTTCGACTCCGGGACGCGCCTCCAGTTTTCCAGAGCCCGGGTGGTGAAATCGGTAGACACAAGGGATTTAAAATCCCTCGGCTTATGGCTGTGCGGGTTCAAGTCCCGCCCCGGGCACCATGGAAAATATTCTAAGTAAAACAAAGTAGTATGAGTATGTCGTTAACCGCCGAGAGGCGGTTTTTTTGTGCCTGAGATTTGAAAATGGCAGCAGAGTGACTACAAAATGACTACATTGTGTCTACGGCACTTTTCACACCCTCAAGGCTGCATCCAGTAGCAAGCACGATAAACCGCCAATTATCCCCAATAAGATATTAATTACGCCAAATTTTAATAATAAAAAAACCTGCAATTTGCAGGCTTCTTCAATTACATCCACAACACACCTTGATTCCCTTTAGGGTGGGGCGGTACAGCATTAATTATTCCCGGCTCCATTATCGTATCAACGATTGTTTCATGGGTCTTAAAGGTTTTGCCGCAATTAATATTCGTGCACTGGTGATAGCGTTCTTTAGTTTCATCACTAAGGTAACGACTGGATCTCGCGTGTGCTGCAAATTTACAGCGTGGGCAATGCATCATATTTACCTCCGAAACTGCATATTCAGTAATTACGCTGATCTTATCACCAGTGTTCGCATTTGTGAAACAAATATCAATTAGTTGAATTTTACTGCTCAGTGGCCTCGTATGTTACATCC comes from Yersinia mollaretii ATCC 43969 and encodes:
- the cycA gene encoding D-serine/D-alanine/glycine transporter, producing MVDQSKIVAEPLPEPEEHLQRNLSNRHIQLIAIGGAIGTGLFMGSGKTISLAGPSIIFVYMIIGFMLFFVMRAMGELLLSNLKYKSFSDFAADLLGPWAGFFTGWTYWFCWVITGIADVVAITAYAQFWFPGFSQWVASLLVVLLLLSLNLATVKMFGEMEFWFAMIKIVAIVALIFAGLTMVLMSYQSPSGTTASFAHLWNDGGMFPKGISGFFAGFQIAVFAFVGIELVGTTAAETKDPEVVLPRAINSIPIRIIMFYVFSLIMIMSVTPWSSVVADKSPFVELFVLVGLPAAASVINFVVLTSAASSANSGVFSTSRMLFGLAKEGDAPKQFGKLSRRSVPASGLTFSCICLLGGVVLIYLIPNVMTVFTLVTTVSAILFMFVWTIILCSYLVYRKRRPALHKKSIYKMPAGIFMSWVCMAFFAFVLVLLTLESDTRQALMVTPLWFVILTIGYLILKKRKTQLFDSNNR
- a CDS encoding class I SAM-dependent methyltransferase, whose amino-acid sequence is MTQNIYDNQDFFAGYAKLSRSVDGLEGAPEWSAIRKILPPLSGRKVVDLGCGYGWFCRYARSQGAADILGLDVSEKMLNRAKELTPDDDIIYRQEDLEKLHLPQELYHLAYSSLTLHYIKELPTLFATVYNALLPGGSFVFTAEHPIYTAPKQPGWLIADNGQKSWPLNSYQAEGERVTNWLADGVIKQHRTLGTYINLLVKQGFVITTLDEWGPTAQQIADNPALDEEKERPMLFLLSAKKPE
- a CDS encoding DHCW motif cupin fold protein, yielding MNIVDTPFGITNWSTIDKTEHPGEQGVAYWRTQNFGSIRVRMVEYSAGYVADHWCSKGHILLCLDGELSTELDDGRVFILKTGMSYQVADHAEAHRSSTISGATLFIVD
- the amyA gene encoding alpha-amylase; translation: MKNPTIFQFFHWYYPDGGKLWQEISERAEHLSHLGINFVWLPPAYKGASGGYSVGYDTYDLFDLGEFDQKGTQATKYGDKEELLNAINRLKGMNIKVLFDVVLNHKMGADEKEQVSVRRVNPENRTEFDDDIIDAQAYTRFTFPGRNKIYSSFIWDKQCFTGVDYIEEPSDEGVFKIINDYSDGGWNTEVDNELGNFDYLMGADIDFRNPAVMGELKYWGEWLLETLPIDGFRLDAVKHIPAWFFKEWIEHVRNEAGKDLLIIAEYWSPDIEKLQQYLARVEGNAMLFDVALHHKFHDASKQGEDFDLTQIFSDSLIEVDPMHTITLVANHDTQPLQSLEAPVEPWFKPLAYALILLREQGIPCVFYPDLFGASYEDNGDDGDIYQIEMPIVAELEKLIQARQHFAHGVQTDYFDDKNCIAFIRAGTEEDPGCVVILSNGAENEKTIALGADFPNKEFADYLGNHPAVITTDDTGEAAFPVNGGSVSLWVLKEFLS
- a CDS encoding methyl-accepting chemotaxis protein, whose translation is MKKFSDLSILTKLLSGFSVVIVMMLLLGAVALSQLSSNNARLEAYRDSWLPGVRYALEMRGVLAELRLQQVQYIASSTEKEREGHRLEILQAVDNFRAAQNRFLKLPEGYNDSVLFKRIMSDFDNFSQANSIVIDAVNSNQLAEASKISGDTSRKYRTQLMKDLAELVVLEVQGGEKAATEGQQSFNTAKNLLIALLLFAILISALLAIIIARNLSRLLGGEPAYAVAIMGHIAAGNLSTEIKLRPGDQNSLLASLNTMNQQLKSTINEIMHGSESISVASNQIAQGNTDLSQRTEEQASSLIQTSANMQELTQTVRQNADNARQASELAINTSATATEGGIIVDEMRLHMQEISNSSKKIVDIIAVIEGIAFQTNILALNAAVEAARAGNEGKGFAVVASEVRTLAQKSANAAKEIKLLIVGTVEKINAGSERADHASQAMGEIVDSVGKVAHIVGEISTASQEQHIGIQEIGIAVEQMDQVTQQNAALVEEAAAAAQSLTEQGAELRQVIRFFQISGSTIS
- a CDS encoding GlpM family protein yields the protein MGLLLKALIGASVVVLIGILSKTRNYYIAGLIPLFPTFALIAHYIVGKERSIEALRTTIIFGLWAIIPYFIYLISLYFFIEHLRLSQALVAAVVCWIIAAWILISLWSQWNS
- a CDS encoding DUF2594 family protein; translated protein: MSNPDFTTSADPETLANEVACLKATLTLLLKAIGQADAGKVILNIERSIAGIEDAAQAEVFTNTVAQIKNGYRQ